The DNA window CTCGCCGGTGACCGCGTGGGTCGCCGTCGCGCAGTCGCCGGCGGCGTACACGTCCGGGAGGCTCGTCCGCCCGTACTCGTCGGTTCGGATCGCGCCGCCCTCGCCGAGTTCGACGCCGGTTCCGGAGAGCAGCTCCGCGTTCGGCTCGATCCCGACGCCGACGACCGCGAGGTCGACGGCGATCGACTCGCCGTCGACCGCGACCGCCTCGATCCGGCCGTCGCCGACGAGTTCCTCGACGGGACTTCCCGTGTGGACGGTCACGCCGCGCTCTTCGAGTTCCGCCTCGACGCGCTCGCCGACCGCCTCGCCGAACGGCGGGAGGAGGTGTTCGGAGCGCTGAAAGAGGTGTACCTCGAGCCCGCGGCCGGCGAGCGCCTCCGCCATCTCGACGCCCACGTACCCGCCGCCGACGATGGCGGCGGTCTCGGGGGCTGGCAGGGCCGCGTTGCGGTCGACGCGCTCGCGGTCGACCGCCGGGGCGTCGGCGCGGCCGGGGTCGTACTCGTCGGGATCGGCGACGTACGCGTCGATCGCCGCCGCGGCGTCCATGTCGTGGAGGGTGAACGCGCCGTCTTTCCCCCGCACGTCGAAGGGGCCGGTGACGGCGCGGCCGCCGGTCGCGACGAGCAGGTCGGAATACGCCTGCTCGAGCCGGTCGCCGTCGGCGGTCTCGACCGCGACCCTTCCGTCGTCGGGATCGACGCCGACGACCTCGTGGCCGCGTCGGAGGTCGATTCCCCGCTCGTCCACCTCGCTCGGCGACAGCGAGAGCAGGTTCGAGATGCGCTCGATCCGGCCCTCGATGAAGTACGGCATCCCGCAGTACGCGAAGGAGATCCAGCGGCCCTTCTCGAAGACGACGACGTCGCGGTCGGGGGCCTCGCGGCGGAACTTGCTGGCGGCGCTCAGTCCGGCCGCGTCGGCACCGACGACGACGAACGGGTCGGTCATGCGAGGGGAGTCGCCGACCGCGGATAAAAAGCCGTCCCCGGCGTGTGCGACGGACGCATCGGCTCGCGAGGGCGCGGACGCCGCCTACGACCCGTTTCCGCCCTCTGTCGCGCCCTCGACGCCGAGCGCGTCGAACAGCTTCCGGCGGACCGCCTCCTCGGTCAGGTGGAGGAGGGTGTCGCGGTTCCCGCCGCTCGCCTCGATGCCCGTGAAGATGCCGAGCGGGATCTCGACGGAGCCCTGCGTCGAGTGGCCGGCGGCGTCGCCCATCTCCGCGAACGCCTCCTGGAGGACGTTGCCGATGTTGAGCCGGATGTCCTTCGAGCGGGCCGCGAGGTAGATGTGGTCGTCCGCGATCCCGAGCACGGCGGTCGTCGTGATCCCCTCGAGGTTGAGGAGGTGTTGGGCCGCCTGCGCGAGCGCCTCGCGGTCGCGGATGAACCCGGCCGTCGAGAAGAGGTGGCTCCCCTGGACCTGCCGGTTCTGGATCGCCTCGGCCAGCACGTCGAGCGTCTCGGGGCTCATCGACGGTGACTCCACCTGCTCGAGCGTGTCGTGGTTGGCGAACGGGTGGAGGTACGCGGCCGCGGTGAGGTCCGCGGGCGTGGTGTCGCGTTTGAAGTCCAGCGTCTCAGCGCGGATCCCGTACAACAGGGCGGTCGCGACCGCCTCCGTCGGCGACTGGTCGAACTCCTGGAGGTACTTCGTGAGGATCGTCGATGTCGAGGAGACGTTGGTCCGGACGTCGACGAACCGCGCGTCCGGGGGTGCGTCCGACTCGAGGTGGTCGATGTAGACGTCGATCCCCGTCTCGGGGTCCACGTCGTCCTCGGCGGACTTCGCGAGGTCGACCGCGGCGACCGTGTCGTACTCCGAGAGCGGCGGCGCATCGGCCCGCGAGCGCAGGTCGATCCCGAGTAAGTTCACGAACGCGCGGTTCTCTTGGTGCCCCACGTCGCCGGAGTAGAGGATGTCCGCCTCGACCCCGAACGCGCCCGCGATCGCCTGAAGCGCGGTCGCCGACGCGATCGAGTCCGGCTCGGGGTTGTCGTGGGTGAGGATCGCCATCCGGTCGCCGCCGCCCTCGATGATCTCCGCGAGCTGGCGGGCCATGTACTCCAGCTCGCCCGTCTCGAGCGACTGGAGGGCGCTGTCGGCGATCACCGTCGAGGGGTTGATCACCACGTCCGCGCCGCGCTCGCGCAGCTCGTCCTCGCTCACCGGGTCGGACGCCCGCACGACCACGTACTGGTCGCCGTCGACCTCGCGGATCGCGGAGACGGCCGCCTTGTTGGCTTCGACGTCGGAGGCGAGGATCAACACGATGTCCCGGTCGTCGAGCGCGTCGACGACGTCGGGCTCCGCGATGTCCTGGACGCGGGCGTTGAGGTCCTGGTCCCGCAGCGCCTCGACGCGGCTCTCGTCGCGGTCGAGGATGAGCACGTCCTTGCCGCGATCGGAGAGCGACTCCGCGACCGCGTGGCCGACGCTCCCGCAGCCGAGGATCGCGTACCGCGTGCGTGCCGAGCCGGATGCGCCACTCATTGGAGCGAGTTTCCGCGGGACGACACTTAACGAGTGCGCTCTCGTCACGGGACCTCGGCGAAACGAGCCGTCGCGATCGTCCGGTTTCCACGTGTTCTCGCCCGATATCGGCGTCTTCGGTCGGTCGGGTGAGGTTGTCGTCGTCGCCGGCGCGTCGCCCGGCGAATGAAAAGGCCTTTTACCGTGACTCGGGTACGAGAGTTCGAGGGCCGGTAGCTCAGTTAGGGAGAGCGACGGACTCTTAATCCGTCGGTCGCGTGTTCAAATCGCGCCCGGCCCGTTTCCTATATATACGTTTTGGAGCTTCTGCTGGCAGTTTTCGGCCGATCAGGATCGGGAGGGAACCCGACTCGTCAAGCGGGTATCGGTCCGCCGAACACGGTAGCGATAAGTGACGAGGTCAACGATCCGGCCCCATGAGCGCCCTCCATCGGATCGCGGTCGGCGGCTATCTGGTGTGGCTGTCGTTGGTCGTCCTCCTCATCGCCGGGCGGTACACCCCGCTCCAGTCGTTCGATCTCGTTCACTCCGGCGTCGTGTTCGGGGCGGCCGTCCTGACCCTGATCGGGTCCGGGAGGCTGGCCCGATCGGGATACCGGCGGATCGCCGGCTGAGCGGGGATGCCGGGGTCGTCGGGGCTCCCTGCAGGCCTACTCGATGGCCGCGACCATCTCGATCTCCACCGTGATGTCGATGGCCAGCGCGGCGACCTCGACGGTGCTCCGTCCGGGATACGGCGCGGGCATCCGGTCGCGGTACGCCCGGTTGAAATCCTCGATGTCGTCCATGTCCGTCAGGAACGCCGTGGCCTTGACGACGTTCTCGAGGGAGGTCCCCGCAGCCTCGAGGACGGCCTCGAGGTTGTCGAACGTCGCGTGCGTCTGTTCGCCGATCGTCTCGCCCACGATCTCGCGCGTTTTGGGGTCCTTCGGGATCTGTCCGGCGGTGTAGACGGTGTCGCCGTGGATCACGCCCTGTGAGAACGGGAAGTCGCTGTCGTAGCCGGCGTCCGTCGAGATGTGCCGTACCATGCGACATCCACTCACGGGCGAGAGATACGTGTTGGGGTCCGGGGGGACCGGCACTCGGCGAGCGGAATCGGCCCGGTTCAGGCCGGTTCGCGACGGCTCCCGGCTCAGAGCGCGTACTCGTGGTACTCGCCCTCGCAGGGCGGGCCGCGCTGGCCGAGTATCCGCCGTTCCCGGAGGTCGATGACGAGGCTGGCGTTCGTCTGCCCGTGTTCGACCTCGGGGAGCGACTCGTCGACGTGGCTACAGATGCTCGACGGGCGGCCGAAGTGGTCCCGCAGCGCGTCGCGGATCGCTCCGGAGCCGATCCCCTCCCGTCCCGCGTCGCCGGCGTCGACCTCCTCGGCGAGCAGCCGCCGGAGGCGCTCGGCGCGGTAGAGCGTGCTCGGGCCGCGCCGCTCGTTGACGCTCTCGACCGCGTCGGTCTCGAAGTGGTTCGAGTGCGTGAGCACGCCTCCCTCGGGGTAGATCGTGTTGACCAGTTCGGGGGCGGCCTCGAGGTCGATCAGCTCGCCGTCGGCGTGGCCGACGAGGACGTTCGCCGAGCAGACCCGGTCCGTCTCCAGGATCGGCCGGAGCGCGTCGTCGTACCGCTCGGCGTCGAGCACCTCGCGGAACCGGACGTGGTAGGGCTTCCGGAACCCGTCTTCCCCGTCGTCGCCGGAGATCAGGCCGTTGACCGCGATCCCGATGCCGTGTTCGTTCACGCCGACCTTCCCGCCGACGATGCCCGCCTCCGTCATCGCCAGGGCGTCGGGCGCGTCCTCGCGGCGCAGCTCCATCAGGAAGAGCGTGTCCGCGACCGGGGCGAGCCAGTCCCAGTTCTGGCCCATGTAGGTCGTCCCGTCCGCGGTCGCCGACGGCATCACCCCGAAGCTGGTACAGCCGTCGACCGGCGGGTCGGGCTCGCTCGCCCGGCCGGACTCGCTCGGCTCCCCGGCGGCGGACGAGCCCTCCGCGGGGGCTCGTTCGCTTTCTCCGTCTGCGCCTTCCACGCCGGATAGATCACCTCCCACCGGACGTTGAGCATCGTCACATCGACGAGGTCTACGCCGCTGCCCTCGGCGATCCCGCGCATCTCCGCGGCGTAGTCGGGGCTCTCGCGTTCGACGTACTCGACGTACTCGGCGGCCTGTTCCCGAAGGGCGTCGATGTCGACGCCCTCGTGGGCGAACCGCTCGCGGTACGTCTCGACGTTGGCCGCGACTTCCTCGGCGAACCGCTCGCCGTGTTCGATCCCCCGTTCGCGTGGCGTGCCTGTCAATACCAACCGCTCGAATTCGGCCATGCGCCGAGTGCGGTCGGACGCGTGATAAAGCTTCGAGTGGAAGATCCCTCGCTGGACGCCGACCCCCACGGCTTTGCCGCTGGCGGACGAGG is part of the Halorubrum aethiopicum genome and encodes:
- a CDS encoding DHH family phosphoesterase, producing MSGASGSARTRYAILGCGSVGHAVAESLSDRGKDVLILDRDESRVEALRDQDLNARVQDIAEPDVVDALDDRDIVLILASDVEANKAAVSAIREVDGDQYVVVRASDPVSEDELRERGADVVINPSTVIADSALQSLETGELEYMARQLAEIIEGGGDRMAILTHDNPEPDSIASATALQAIAGAFGVEADILYSGDVGHQENRAFVNLLGIDLRSRADAPPLSEYDTVAAVDLAKSAEDDVDPETGIDVYIDHLESDAPPDARFVDVRTNVSSTSTILTKYLQEFDQSPTEAVATALLYGIRAETLDFKRDTTPADLTAAAYLHPFANHDTLEQVESPSMSPETLDVLAEAIQNRQVQGSHLFSTAGFIRDREALAQAAQHLLNLEGITTTAVLGIADDHIYLAARSKDIRLNIGNVLQEAFAEMGDAAGHSTQGSVEIPLGIFTGIEASGGNRDTLLHLTEEAVRRKLFDALGVEGATEGGNGS
- a CDS encoding RidA family protein; translation: MVRHISTDAGYDSDFPFSQGVIHGDTVYTAGQIPKDPKTREIVGETIGEQTHATFDNLEAVLEAAGTSLENVVKATAFLTDMDDIEDFNRAYRDRMPAPYPGRSTVEVAALAIDITVEIEMVAAIE
- a CDS encoding C45 family autoproteolytic acyltransferase/hydolase, which translates into the protein MPSATADGTTYMGQNWDWLAPVADTLFLMELRREDAPDALAMTEAGIVGGKVGVNEHGIGIAVNGLISGDDGEDGFRKPYHVRFREVLDAERYDDALRPILETDRVCSANVLVGHADGELIDLEAAPELVNTIYPEGGVLTHSNHFETDAVESVNERRGPSTLYRAERLRRLLAEEVDAGDAGREGIGSGAIRDALRDHFGRPSSICSHVDESLPEVEHGQTNASLVIDLRERRILGQRGPPCEGEYHEYAL
- a CDS encoding FAD-dependent oxidoreductase; this translates as MTDPFVVVGADAAGLSAASKFRREAPDRDVVVFEKGRWISFAYCGMPYFIEGRIERISNLLSLSPSEVDERGIDLRRGHEVVGVDPDDGRVAVETADGDRLEQAYSDLLVATGGRAVTGPFDVRGKDGAFTLHDMDAAAAIDAYVADPDEYDPGRADAPAVDRERVDRNAALPAPETAAIVGGGYVGVEMAEALAGRGLEVHLFQRSEHLLPPFGEAVGERVEAELEERGVTVHTGSPVEELVGDGRIEAVAVDGESIAVDLAVVGVGIEPNAELLSGTGVELGEGGAIRTDEYGRTSLPDVYAAGDCATATHAVTGEEAWMPLGLTANRSGRAVGATVAGDPTPVGDIVGTAVVKAFDQECGRVGLVEEKEAVEAGFDPVSETVTAGSRSGYYPGAAETDVTLVADRDTKRLIGGSIVGPDRAAVRINTLATALEADLTVPELERLDLAYAPPFSPVWDPVLVAAKVLNGSLEG